One Turneriella parva DSM 21527 genomic region harbors:
- a CDS encoding M14 family zinc carboxypeptidase, protein MIRSISCVLVLGVTIAVGAAKPYLSAGDYAKYVQRLTCSVEDPDHDDKIRVRKLRYGTSGKGRALIAHIVEPAKSLSDKARNVYVIGAQHGDERNTKIVLEYFVRELATLSNDFRNRRRIIVIPNYNPDGYKRYHRLNASNIDLNRDFPSSDGHEDAPRASETAAFMKLMEKYPAYSMYNIHQPFRVVLYYPEDESFARPFSLLSDYPLGTGVGYPTPGSLGTYMREKKVPIITVELARHMKAAVAPYIYEEIRLALYYSAFGCIPKPAQKSRIETYIAE, encoded by the coding sequence GTGATTCGTAGCATCTCGTGCGTTTTGGTATTAGGCGTGACTATTGCGGTCGGCGCCGCTAAACCCTATTTGTCAGCCGGCGACTATGCAAAATACGTGCAGCGTCTGACATGTTCGGTTGAAGACCCCGATCACGACGACAAAATTCGTGTCAGAAAGCTGCGCTATGGCACTTCGGGCAAAGGCCGCGCGCTCATCGCACACATTGTCGAACCCGCAAAATCGCTCAGCGACAAGGCGCGAAACGTTTATGTTATCGGCGCACAGCACGGTGACGAACGCAATACAAAAATTGTGCTCGAGTATTTTGTGCGCGAACTCGCGACGCTCAGCAATGATTTTAGAAATCGCCGCCGAATTATCGTGATACCCAACTATAACCCCGACGGTTATAAGCGGTACCACCGGCTGAATGCTTCGAATATCGACCTCAACCGGGATTTCCCGAGTTCAGACGGCCACGAAGATGCACCGCGTGCCTCTGAAACGGCCGCGTTCATGAAACTGATGGAAAAATACCCCGCATATTCGATGTATAATATTCACCAGCCGTTTCGGGTGGTGCTCTATTACCCTGAAGACGAATCGTTTGCGCGGCCATTTTCATTGCTCTCTGATTACCCGCTCGGCACGGGAGTGGGTTACCCGACACCCGGTTCGCTCGGCACCTACATGCGTGAAAAGAAGGTACCCATCATTACCGTTGAACTCGCACGCCATATGAAAGCTGCGGTGGCCCCCTACATTTACGAAGAGATCAGGCTCGCGCTCTATTACTCGGCTTTTGGCTGCATACCGAAACCGGCGCAGAAGTCGCGCATCGAAACCTATATCGCCGAATAG
- the mutM gene encoding bifunctional DNA-formamidopyrimidine glycosylase/DNA-(apurinic or apyrimidinic site) lyase, which yields MPELPEVETVRRSLSGLVGQRLRKVELPDGRLRYRATAAQFKGAVAQQLTGIRRLGKYLLLDFGDFPVLFHLGMTGRLLLTSPGASAYTKVVFRFSQATLCFVDVRRFAFVLAGNKALAALPAGVDALGVQNREALIQKMTQSSAPIKSILLNQKIIAGIGNIYAAEMLFAAGIDPHRRGKRLTAAEAARLITACEKVLRRAIDKKGSSISDFVYSLPGEREYSTGAYQKEFLVYNRAGEPCKNCGAQIQKTVLGGRSTFFCNVCQK from the coding sequence ATGCCCGAACTTCCCGAAGTTGAAACTGTTCGCCGCTCACTTTCAGGCCTCGTCGGCCAGAGGCTGCGCAAGGTCGAACTACCGGACGGTCGGCTGCGCTACCGCGCCACAGCAGCCCAGTTCAAGGGTGCTGTGGCACAACAATTGACTGGCATTCGCCGTTTGGGCAAATACCTATTACTCGACTTTGGTGATTTTCCCGTGCTGTTTCACCTCGGCATGACGGGGCGACTGCTCTTGACCAGCCCGGGCGCGTCGGCCTACACCAAAGTTGTGTTTCGGTTTTCGCAGGCGACACTCTGCTTTGTCGATGTGCGCCGTTTCGCGTTCGTACTCGCAGGCAACAAGGCATTGGCTGCGCTCCCGGCAGGTGTCGATGCACTCGGTGTCCAAAATCGCGAGGCGCTGATTCAAAAGATGACTCAAAGCAGTGCGCCGATTAAATCGATCTTGCTCAACCAGAAGATCATTGCCGGCATCGGCAATATCTATGCCGCCGAAATGCTCTTTGCCGCAGGTATAGATCCGCACCGCCGCGGCAAGCGCCTCACCGCTGCAGAAGCAGCACGGCTGATTACCGCCTGCGAGAAAGTGCTGCGCCGCGCGATCGATAAAAAGGGGAGCAGCATTTCTGACTTTGTCTACTCATTGCCCGGTGAGCGTGAATACAGCACCGGCGCATACCAAAAAGAGTTTCTGGTCTATAACCGTGCCGGTGAGCCTTGCAAAAACTGTGGCGCGCAAATTCAAAAAACAGTGCTCGGCGGGCGCAGCACCTTCTTCTGCAACGTCTGCCAGAAATAA
- a CDS encoding outer membrane lipoprotein-sorting protein codes for MVKNILLFGLAVFAVYGDEAYDIAAKAEKTQRNFGDETVESTMSLIAANGSVVTRKTKNFTLERAGSRDYQLFQFLEPADVRGTSLLTHQDPKGDDSQWLYLPELRRVKRISSSGKTGSFMGSEFTYEDVGGNTLDRFKYVKLADETYKGKPCYVLEKTPTYANSGYTKIKMWISKDNNLVLRQDFFDRKNSLLKIMTFDGHKQYGTTWRSQKISVENLQTKKKSVLEFTSRKMRSGLSNDLFTERNLQRLQ; via the coding sequence ATGGTTAAAAACATACTCCTATTCGGCCTGGCAGTTTTCGCCGTCTACGGCGACGAAGCCTATGACATAGCAGCGAAGGCTGAAAAGACGCAGCGCAACTTTGGCGACGAAACCGTCGAATCGACGATGAGCCTCATCGCCGCGAACGGCTCGGTTGTGACGCGCAAAACCAAGAACTTTACGCTCGAACGCGCGGGCAGCCGTGATTACCAGTTGTTTCAGTTTCTCGAGCCGGCCGATGTGCGCGGCACCTCACTGTTGACGCACCAAGATCCAAAGGGCGACGACAGCCAATGGCTGTACCTGCCCGAACTGCGCCGTGTCAAAAGAATATCCTCATCGGGTAAAACGGGCTCATTCATGGGCAGCGAATTCACGTACGAAGACGTCGGCGGCAACACGCTCGACCGTTTCAAATATGTAAAACTTGCCGACGAAACCTACAAAGGTAAGCCGTGCTACGTGCTTGAGAAGACACCCACATATGCGAACAGCGGTTACACCAAAATCAAAATGTGGATTTCGAAAGACAACAACCTTGTGCTGAGACAAGACTTCTTCGACCGCAAGAATTCTCTTTTGAAAATCATGACATTCGACGGCCACAAACAGTATGGCACCACCTGGCGCAGCCAGAAGATCAGCGTCGAAAACCTGCAGACAAAAAAGAAAAGCGTGCTTGAGTTCACGAGCCGCAAAATGCGCTCGGGGCTTTCGAACGATCTTTTCACCGAACGCAACCTGCAGCGTTTGCAGTAG
- a CDS encoding flavodoxin reductase (ferredoxin-NADPH reductase) family 1-like protein, whose protein sequence is MQLQTDIISSKTDSAGYTHLRVRRPQGFDYVAGQYVTLANGNEEKPRFLAIASNTSEAELLFVSRHETDPRQPVKLSAPQGKGFGCNFDLPGAFLFITHGTGISAVRSAVVERQKRGHAGDFLLYGAQNVQALPEIDCLGEAAGLRQLRAFSKTATSQHVQDILQSLDLSSVAAMILIGSKEMMQSCREICAQKDFDAAKIFSNY, encoded by the coding sequence ATGCAGCTGCAAACTGACATCATCTCGAGCAAGACCGATTCCGCAGGGTACACCCATTTGAGGGTCCGCCGACCCCAGGGTTTCGACTATGTTGCAGGCCAGTACGTCACGCTCGCGAACGGCAACGAAGAGAAGCCGCGTTTTCTCGCGATTGCCTCAAACACATCAGAGGCCGAACTGCTTTTTGTTTCGCGCCATGAAACAGACCCCAGGCAACCGGTAAAACTGTCGGCACCGCAGGGCAAAGGTTTTGGCTGTAATTTCGACTTGCCCGGCGCTTTTCTTTTTATCACACACGGGACGGGAATCTCGGCGGTTCGCTCGGCGGTCGTGGAGCGGCAAAAGCGCGGCCATGCGGGTGACTTTCTGCTCTATGGCGCGCAAAACGTGCAGGCTTTGCCTGAGATCGACTGCCTCGGCGAGGCGGCGGGTCTGCGGCAGCTAAGGGCCTTCTCAAAAACCGCAACCTCGCAGCACGTGCAGGATATTCTGCAATCGCTCGACCTGTCTTCTGTTGCGGCAATGATCTTAATAGGTTCAAAAGAGATGATGCAGTCGTGCCGTGAAATTTGCGCGCAAAAAGATTTCGACGCAGCGAAAATATTCTCGAATTACTGA
- a CDS encoding N-acetylmuramoyl-L-alanine amidase family protein, producing MSRSAKTLFLSLVFTAGASVSLFAASGEAREKEKLRFTLVQINKRAYLSFANLRRVHADLIVTFDKNEGQGELRMKKRVILFRLDEAQYQSQSELRELDDVGAIEDDGIFFSREFVEEILTELSVPVSYRFNRNNLLVVRDKPRDATEKLDFIFIDAGHGGKDSGALGYFDVNEKDITLTLAHTLKAQLKADFPGVNIYMTRSGDRFIRLEKRSDLANRRSDKGRFGIFVSIHCNSTLSPRVKGFEVYYLAQNPDNTKSRQLMLRENLKYESSAYIRKLTSQLMNAQIQRESKTLARQVFSGMANRLDGMIKPRKVKKADFAVLRGSLMPAILIETGYLTNKDDLKRLNSVEYRKAFAEGVSRGIGVFLSELAKAER from the coding sequence ATGTCTCGCTCTGCAAAAACGCTGTTCTTGTCGCTGGTTTTCACCGCTGGCGCATCGGTTTCGCTTTTTGCTGCGTCGGGCGAGGCGCGTGAAAAAGAAAAGCTGCGCTTCACCCTGGTGCAGATCAACAAGCGTGCGTATCTGTCATTCGCGAACCTGCGTCGTGTGCATGCAGACCTGATCGTCACCTTCGACAAAAACGAAGGTCAGGGCGAGTTGCGCATGAAAAAGCGTGTTATACTCTTTCGCCTCGACGAGGCGCAATACCAGTCGCAGAGCGAGTTGCGCGAGCTCGACGATGTCGGTGCGATCGAAGACGATGGCATATTTTTCTCACGCGAATTTGTCGAAGAAATTCTCACTGAGCTCAGCGTACCAGTTTCATACCGGTTCAACCGCAACAACCTTCTCGTCGTGCGCGACAAGCCGCGCGACGCGACTGAAAAACTCGATTTCATATTTATCGATGCCGGCCATGGCGGCAAAGATTCGGGCGCATTGGGCTACTTCGATGTCAATGAAAAGGATATCACCCTGACGCTCGCGCATACTCTAAAAGCGCAACTCAAAGCCGATTTTCCCGGCGTGAACATTTATATGACCCGCAGCGGCGACCGCTTCATACGCCTCGAAAAGCGCAGCGACCTGGCGAACCGGCGGAGCGACAAAGGGCGATTCGGCATCTTCGTGAGTATTCACTGCAATTCAACGCTTTCACCTCGGGTTAAAGGGTTTGAGGTGTATTACCTGGCCCAAAACCCTGACAACACAAAGTCGCGCCAGCTGATGCTGCGTGAAAACCTCAAGTATGAAAGCAGTGCGTACATACGCAAACTCACGAGCCAGCTGATGAACGCGCAGATTCAGCGCGAGAGCAAGACGCTGGCGCGGCAGGTGTTTTCGGGCATGGCGAATCGCCTTGACGGTATGATTAAACCGCGAAAAGTGAAGAAGGCAGATTTCGCGGTTCTGAGGGGCTCTCTCATGCCGGCGATTCTCATTGAGACAGGCTACCTGACGAACAAAGACGATTTGAAGAGACTGAACAGTGTTGAATATCGTAAGGCGTTTGCAGAAGGTGTCAGCCGGGGTATCGGGGTCTTTTTAAGTGAATTGGCAAAAGCTGAAAGATAG
- a CDS encoding IS30 family transposase: protein MRPYVQLSNDERLRIEESLAEGLKASQIARNLKRHPSTIFREIRRNSMPRHYSARCARDEARKRQTNTNAAKVTPELWSEIGASLKSTLSPEQIAGRMRLERFDGVCMQTIYNHVRKKSGTSNFYRLCLRRKGKPYKRKVRIEAENKGFFRIHDLPAEALTRRKPGYWEGDLVEGKMGTGQIATFVERHSRYLLAAKLERKLVTQFNAAARDLFADIDNERLRGIIYDRGTEMSGYRDLQQVLNCGIYFCDPGSPWQRGTNENTNGLLRESFPKGTDFRRIDQEQVDAALKLLNNRPRKRLNYRTPAEVYFRSPIALRFGM from the coding sequence ATGCGACCCTACGTTCAACTATCAAATGATGAAAGACTGCGTATAGAAGAAAGCCTTGCTGAGGGCCTCAAGGCCAGCCAAATCGCCAGAAATCTTAAGCGACACCCGAGCACTATTTTTCGAGAGATTCGGCGTAATTCAATGCCACGACATTACAGCGCGCGGTGCGCCAGAGACGAGGCGCGAAAGCGCCAGACTAATACCAACGCCGCGAAGGTTACACCAGAGCTTTGGTCAGAGATCGGAGCATCGCTCAAGTCGACGCTGTCACCAGAACAGATCGCAGGCCGCATGCGCCTAGAACGTTTCGACGGTGTCTGCATGCAGACGATTTACAATCATGTGCGCAAGAAATCCGGCACATCGAATTTTTATCGCCTGTGCCTGCGCCGCAAAGGCAAACCATACAAGCGCAAAGTGAGGATTGAGGCTGAAAACAAAGGGTTTTTTCGCATTCACGACCTGCCAGCCGAAGCTTTGACGCGACGCAAACCCGGCTACTGGGAGGGCGATTTGGTCGAGGGTAAAATGGGCACCGGGCAGATTGCAACTTTCGTCGAAAGGCATTCGCGTTACTTGCTCGCGGCGAAACTGGAGCGCAAATTGGTGACACAGTTTAACGCTGCAGCGCGCGACCTATTCGCCGACATCGATAACGAACGGCTGCGGGGTATCATTTACGATCGGGGCACCGAGATGAGTGGCTACCGCGACCTGCAGCAAGTGCTGAACTGCGGCATCTACTTTTGTGACCCCGGCTCGCCATGGCAGAGAGGTACGAACGAAAACACGAACGGCCTGCTGCGCGAGTCTTTTCCCAAAGGCACAGATTTTCGGCGCATCGACCAGGAACAGGTTGACGCAGCGCTTAAATTACTAAATAACCGACCACGCAAGCGGCTGAATTACCGAACCCCGGCCGAGGTCTACTTTCGCAGCCCTATCGCACTTCGTTTTGGAATGTAA
- a CDS encoding efflux RND transporter permease subunit: MKKKETTGLKIGRFVLKYRWHIIIANAVLLLIVIGGMAARGKRYGDHVKYMLETRSDPTKRIEGYKGEKPFFDADYRVWFDSSDPNLKAMDEHQAIYNREDMAIVLVKAKSGNLWTNENLTTLRAITQDMWTVAYTNRVDGLANFNFTLAKGDDLVVSEFLSDLPYDAKKLEAKKKLLLEDPLLTKFMISPKLDMTQITLKIVAPPEFPSAFLEAKASMIEVLKKHTDANPDLQVMLAGSVMLNNAFIEFAAEDQKTLVPLMFLFIIITMTALLRSFLGMLLPMVVLITSILFPMLLFMGIFNYPLNNASVNTMQLMVAIAIADSIHIMAVFLRNMRHGMTRDEAILDTLDKNFLACLLTSVTTAIGFYSLVTQSMPPFRDLGLFAGTGTVYAFFASILTLPALLAVIPFKQQAKSSEADFSDGVPTKGYEKFVDFIFERKRAIMIVWLITCVASVAFLFSIKIDNNTMAYFDKKSEFRVASEYIDQNIIGTMPFEFNFRSSGTGQVYDPAFLKKVEKFHNYLMSKPEFQFTHVSSVLDIIKRMNKTMNGENPAEYRIPEPKPGVDTRKLIAQYMFLYKTNLPQGSDVTNIVDADDSMIRITAFGRAQPSQKQVDLAKEVNAWLEKEMPEMKARTIGIPIMFGLLMTQAIPGMILSMVLSLALITLSMTIAFRSVKLGLLSMIPNVWPVLFVYGALGLIGYTVDLSIAVVAMVTLGIAVDDTIHFLAKFLRAFHHLHDTKQAILHTFRETGGALIITSVILVLGFGILMFSGFLINANMGMLSSIIIALALVADFVIAPAVLITLFKASEFEQNTASVGD; this comes from the coding sequence ATGAAAAAGAAAGAAACAACCGGACTTAAAATCGGGCGCTTTGTACTCAAGTACCGGTGGCACATTATTATTGCCAACGCCGTGCTGCTGCTGATTGTCATCGGCGGCATGGCGGCACGCGGCAAACGCTATGGCGACCATGTGAAATATATGCTCGAGACGCGCAGCGACCCGACGAAGCGGATCGAAGGCTACAAAGGCGAAAAGCCATTCTTTGACGCCGACTACCGCGTCTGGTTCGACAGCTCAGACCCGAACCTGAAGGCAATGGACGAGCACCAGGCAATCTATAACCGCGAAGACATGGCGATCGTACTCGTGAAAGCGAAATCTGGCAACCTCTGGACCAATGAGAACCTGACGACGCTGCGCGCGATCACGCAAGACATGTGGACAGTGGCGTATACCAACCGGGTAGACGGTCTCGCCAATTTTAATTTTACCCTGGCCAAAGGCGATGACCTGGTTGTGAGCGAATTTTTGTCAGACCTGCCCTACGACGCCAAAAAGCTCGAAGCTAAAAAGAAGCTGTTGCTCGAAGACCCGCTGCTCACCAAATTCATGATCTCGCCCAAACTCGACATGACGCAGATCACGCTCAAGATCGTCGCGCCGCCTGAGTTTCCGTCGGCGTTTCTCGAAGCCAAGGCATCGATGATTGAAGTGCTGAAAAAGCACACCGACGCGAACCCCGATCTGCAGGTGATGCTCGCCGGCTCGGTGATGCTGAACAATGCGTTCATCGAATTTGCCGCAGAAGACCAGAAGACGCTCGTGCCGCTCATGTTTCTTTTCATCATCATCACCATGACTGCGCTACTGCGTTCGTTTCTCGGCATGCTGCTGCCGATGGTTGTGCTTATTACCTCGATACTTTTCCCGATGTTGCTCTTTATGGGTATTTTCAACTACCCCTTGAACAATGCGTCGGTAAATACCATGCAGCTGATGGTGGCGATTGCGATCGCCGACTCGATACACATTATGGCTGTTTTCTTGCGCAATATGCGCCATGGCATGACGCGAGACGAGGCAATTCTCGACACCCTCGATAAGAACTTTCTGGCATGCCTTTTAACTTCGGTCACAACTGCAATCGGCTTCTATTCTTTGGTGACGCAGTCGATGCCGCCATTTCGTGACCTCGGCCTTTTTGCCGGTACCGGCACTGTCTATGCATTCTTTGCCTCGATTCTGACGCTGCCGGCTTTGCTTGCGGTGATTCCCTTTAAACAGCAGGCAAAATCGTCTGAGGCCGATTTCAGCGACGGCGTGCCTACAAAAGGTTATGAGAAGTTTGTCGATTTTATCTTTGAGCGCAAACGGGCGATCATGATCGTCTGGCTTATCACCTGTGTTGCCTCAGTTGCCTTTTTGTTCTCGATCAAGATCGATAACAATACCATGGCCTACTTTGACAAGAAATCAGAGTTTCGCGTTGCCTCAGAATATATCGACCAGAATATCATCGGCACCATGCCCTTTGAGTTCAATTTTCGCTCGTCTGGTACCGGGCAGGTTTATGACCCGGCCTTTCTGAAAAAAGTCGAAAAATTCCATAACTACCTGATGTCAAAGCCGGAGTTTCAGTTCACGCACGTGTCGAGTGTGCTCGACATCATCAAGCGCATGAACAAAACCATGAACGGTGAAAATCCTGCTGAATACAGAATACCTGAACCGAAACCGGGCGTTGACACGCGTAAACTGATTGCGCAATATATGTTTCTCTATAAGACCAATCTGCCGCAGGGGTCAGATGTCACGAACATCGTCGACGCCGACGATTCGATGATCCGCATTACCGCCTTCGGCCGCGCGCAGCCTTCGCAAAAGCAGGTCGACCTCGCGAAAGAGGTCAACGCCTGGCTCGAAAAAGAAATGCCCGAGATGAAGGCGCGCACAATTGGCATTCCGATTATGTTCGGCTTACTCATGACGCAGGCGATTCCCGGCATGATTCTCTCTATGGTATTATCGCTTGCACTCATCACGCTCTCGATGACGATTGCATTTCGCAGCGTTAAGCTCGGCCTCTTGTCGATGATACCCAACGTCTGGCCGGTGCTCTTTGTCTATGGTGCGCTCGGGCTGATCGGTTACACTGTCGATCTGAGTATTGCAGTCGTAGCGATGGTGACGCTCGGTATCGCTGTCGACGACACGATTCACTTTCTCGCAAAATTTCTGCGCGCGTTTCACCACCTGCATGACACCAAACAGGCAATTCTGCATACCTTCAGGGAAACCGGTGGCGCCCTCATTATCACTTCGGTGATTCTTGTGCTGGGTTTTGGTATTCTTATGTTCAGCGGCTTTCTCATTAACGCGAACATGGGCATGCTGAGCTCGATTATTATTGCCCTCGCGCTGGTCGCCGACTTCGTGATTGCCCCGGCCGTGCTCATTACACTTTTCAAGGCATCGGAGTTTGAACAAAATACCGCAAGTGTAGGCGACTAA
- a CDS encoding general secretion pathway protein GspK, translating to MQAAQKSIRKRRLLLRRRGAIILITATLMLTLTISVALVFVRFALNEFRAVSTTGQRERALQLAQSGLETGTLLLTRIPLDSLYEFGIFTIAPTIPLGGGTVTLSLSEESGKLNVNRLVRMFEDQTDEKHLEYFQRLSIALGIPVDLWHAVVDYIDENNTPMARGAERDEYERLQPPRRIKNGRMQSLEELLFVPGFDQRLLYDDLRSLDRRKNFSTSGLSDLEKAAVTPEDYILANNITTYLVYNADTSTDLININSAPYHVLLAMSEFMTPAAARKIIMERIKRNGRIKSIDELATIPELQIPTTGGLNLYKELAIRVTIQNQLYKIVADASLESQVAQVMGVLDPNAKRLVFYSE from the coding sequence ATGCAAGCCGCACAAAAATCAATCCGCAAACGGCGTCTGCTTTTGAGGCGCCGCGGCGCGATTATTCTGATTACCGCAACCCTGATGCTGACGCTGACGATTTCTGTCGCGCTCGTCTTCGTGCGTTTTGCGCTCAACGAATTTCGCGCCGTTTCAACAACCGGGCAGCGCGAACGGGCGCTGCAGCTCGCGCAGAGCGGTCTTGAAACGGGCACGTTGCTGCTGACGCGAATTCCGCTCGATTCACTCTATGAGTTCGGCATCTTCACCATTGCCCCGACAATACCGCTCGGCGGGGGCACGGTTACGCTCTCGCTCAGCGAAGAGAGTGGCAAGCTCAACGTCAATCGTCTCGTGCGCATGTTCGAAGACCAGACCGATGAGAAGCATCTCGAGTATTTTCAGCGCCTTTCGATTGCGCTCGGTATTCCCGTCGATCTGTGGCATGCGGTCGTCGACTATATCGACGAGAACAATACGCCCATGGCGCGCGGGGCAGAACGCGACGAATACGAACGCCTGCAGCCACCGCGGCGCATCAAGAACGGCCGCATGCAGTCGCTCGAAGAGTTGCTGTTTGTGCCGGGGTTTGACCAACGCCTGCTCTATGACGACCTGAGATCTCTCGACCGGCGAAAGAACTTTTCGACCAGCGGGCTCAGCGATCTCGAAAAAGCAGCCGTGACACCCGAAGACTATATTCTCGCGAATAATATCACCACGTACCTGGTCTATAACGCTGATACATCCACCGATCTCATCAACATCAATTCGGCGCCCTACCATGTCTTACTGGCAATGTCTGAATTTATGACCCCGGCCGCAGCACGCAAAATCATTATGGAGCGCATCAAGCGTAACGGGCGAATCAAAAGTATCGATGAACTGGCGACTATACCCGAGCTGCAGATACCGACGACGGGGGGGCTCAATCTCTATAAAGAGCTGGCGATTCGGGTAACGATTCAGAACCAACTCTATAAGATTGTTGCCGATGCATCTCTCGAATCGCAAGTTGCGCAGGTTATGGGCGTACTCGACCCGAATGCCAAAAGGCTCGTGTTCTATTCAGAATGA
- a CDS encoding FFLEELY motif protein, with amino-acid sequence MVDHYHQIIVNTHVRRSHLTYGEYFQDEKTRQLADYFFEKIYTLEGKAERDELAVKTYNRFKGMISEKSRERIENLLLLNELTDELDMQMAAVIRKEKKFIVKHDGIEHVDLKKLPALYRKANDMNARVKQLKLVVTNLESFFELSKHPLAGVVMKPVSLAARTVGALKLYRVFEEGYAATKPVSREVFFEFTQYVRGHETQFLEKIYKKHIHLL; translated from the coding sequence GTGGTCGACCACTACCACCAGATTATTGTCAACACGCATGTCAGGCGCTCGCACCTGACATACGGCGAGTACTTTCAAGACGAAAAAACCCGGCAGCTCGCCGACTATTTCTTCGAGAAGATCTACACACTCGAAGGCAAAGCCGAGCGCGATGAACTGGCGGTGAAAACCTATAACCGATTCAAGGGCATGATTTCTGAGAAAAGCCGCGAGCGCATTGAAAACCTGCTGCTGCTCAATGAGCTGACAGACGAACTGGACATGCAAATGGCGGCTGTCATTCGCAAAGAAAAAAAGTTTATAGTTAAGCACGACGGCATTGAGCACGTTGACCTAAAGAAGCTGCCGGCGCTCTACCGAAAGGCAAACGACATGAATGCGCGGGTAAAACAACTTAAGCTCGTCGTCACAAACCTCGAGTCATTTTTTGAACTCAGCAAGCACCCGCTCGCGGGCGTGGTCATGAAGCCGGTTTCACTCGCGGCACGCACCGTGGGGGCCCTCAAGCTCTACCGTGTTTTCGAAGAAGGTTACGCTGCGACGAAACCGGTTTCGCGCGAGGTTTTCTTCGAATTCACGCAGTACGTTCGCGGGCATGAGACGCAGTTTCTCGAGAAAATCTACAAAAAGCACATCCACCTGCTTTAG
- a CDS encoding acyl-CoA dehydrogenase family protein: MFDIFNPTDDHKALRELTHDLAKGVIEPQVKEYDEKEILNESLLRKLGSEYSLYGITIPAEAGGHGLDATASVIVHEELSYSDAAFTLSYLAHEVLFVNNLYHSADAKIREKYIPPVLDGTAIAGMAMSEPGAGTDVLGMTTFAERKGDRYILNGTKQWITNGNCGSYFLVYAKTDKNNRQALSSFLVDKNFKGFSVGKKEIKLGMKQSPTCQLVFEDVEVPTENLIGAEHGALTHMMRNLEIERLTLAAMSLGIARRALDEMVRYAVVDRSAFGKKLSEFGQIQQLIAESYARYRASRAFVYETALRVNPNSRESLSAAAAKLSATQMAEYVARAAIQVLGGYGYTREYPVEKLLRDAILLSIGGGTNEAMQKNIMKDLALSLR, encoded by the coding sequence ATGTTCGACATTTTTAATCCGACCGATGACCATAAGGCGCTGAGAGAGCTGACGCATGATCTGGCGAAAGGCGTCATAGAACCACAGGTCAAAGAATACGACGAGAAGGAGATTCTAAACGAATCGCTGCTCAGAAAACTCGGCAGCGAATACAGCCTCTACGGCATCACGATACCCGCCGAAGCCGGCGGTCATGGCCTCGACGCGACGGCATCGGTCATCGTACACGAAGAGCTGAGTTACAGCGATGCAGCGTTTACCCTGAGCTACCTCGCGCACGAAGTGCTGTTCGTGAACAACCTCTACCACTCGGCCGACGCGAAGATACGCGAAAAGTATATTCCCCCGGTGCTCGATGGCACCGCGATCGCAGGCATGGCGATGTCTGAACCCGGCGCGGGCACCGACGTGCTCGGCATGACGACCTTTGCCGAGCGCAAGGGCGATCGCTATATTCTGAACGGCACCAAACAGTGGATAACCAACGGCAACTGCGGCAGCTACTTTCTCGTCTACGCGAAAACCGACAAGAATAACCGCCAGGCTCTCAGCAGCTTTCTCGTCGATAAGAATTTCAAGGGTTTCAGCGTCGGCAAAAAAGAGATTAAACTCGGCATGAAACAATCGCCGACCTGCCAGCTGGTCTTCGAAGACGTCGAGGTACCGACCGAAAACCTGATAGGCGCCGAACACGGCGCACTCACGCACATGATGCGCAATCTTGAAATTGAGCGCCTGACGCTTGCAGCGATGTCTTTGGGCATTGCGCGGCGGGCTCTCGATGAAATGGTGCGTTACGCGGTCGTCGACCGCAGCGCCTTCGGCAAAAAACTTTCAGAATTTGGGCAGATTCAGCAGCTGATCGCCGAGTCATATGCACGCTACCGTGCCAGCCGCGCATTCGTTTACGAAACTGCGCTCAGGGTGAATCCGAATTCGCGCGAATCACTTTCGGCTGCGGCGGCGAAACTCAGTGCGACACAGATGGCAGAGTACGTGGCGCGCGCGGCGATTCAGGTCTTGGGCGGCTATGGTTATACGCGCGAATACCCGGTTGAAAAACTATTACGCGATGCGATTCTGCTATCGATCGGCGGCGGCACCAACGAGGCGATGCAGAAAAACATCATGAAAGACCTCGCGCTTTCGCTGCGCTAA